From the Mycoplasmatota bacterium genome, one window contains:
- a CDS encoding CpsD/CapB family tyrosine-protein kinase, protein MLKLITLDEPNSIHAEMYRSIRTNLEYTSIDKIIKVYNITSTVANEAKTTTACNMAIMSANKNKRVLLIDLDLRNPSIHRAFTIKNQSGITDMLIDFMKNGENIDINQYTQLIKHNNIINQLYVIPVGTEVINPTEILSSKKIKELINFLKKDFDEVIIDSSPSGIITDGVITSTIADGTVFVVENGKTKIDIAKKTIDQLKNVGVNILGVVLTKVKYSQKRYGYYEYGYGKNKDTNDNRIKIDIE, encoded by the coding sequence ATGTTAAAATTAATCACTTTAGATGAACCCAACTCAATACATGCTGAAATGTATCGTTCAATTAGAACTAATCTAGAATATACATCAATTGATAAAATAATTAAAGTATATAATATAACATCTACTGTAGCAAACGAAGCCAAAACAACAACTGCATGTAATATGGCAATTATGTCAGCAAATAAAAATAAACGTGTGTTATTAATAGATCTTGACTTACGTAACCCATCAATCCACAGAGCATTTACTATTAAAAATCAATCAGGTATAACTGATATGTTAATCGATTTTATGAAAAATGGAGAAAATATTGATATCAATCAATATACACAATTAATTAAACATAATAATATCATCAATCAATTATATGTTATACCAGTAGGAACTGAGGTTATAAATCCAACAGAAATACTTAGTTCAAAAAAAATAAAAGAATTGATTAATTTTCTGAAAAAAGATTTTGATGAAGTTATAATCGATTCTTCTCCAAGTGGAATCATTACAGATGGTGTAATTACCTCTACAATCGCAGATGGAACTGTTTTTGTGGTTGAAAATGGAAAAACAAAAATTGATATCGCTAAAAAAACGATTGATCAACTAAAAAATGTTGGAGTTAATATCCTTGGAGTGGTTCTTACTAAAGTTAAATACAGTCAAAAAAGATATGGGTATTATGAATATGGTTATGGAAAAAACAAAGATACAAATGATAATCGAATTAAAATAGATATTGAATAA
- the fsa gene encoding fructose-6-phosphate aldolase, with translation MKIFIDTANVEEIKKASELGVVKGVTTNPSLIAKEGRDLKEVINEICEIVDGPISCEVLSLDSEGMVKEGREFAKLHKNIVIKIPMTKEGLKAVSVLSKDKIKTNVTLIFSASQALLASLAGATYVSPFIGRLDDISMDGYQLIHDIVTIFDIHNIDTEIIAASIRHTMHVVEAAKLGAHIATVPYKIIEQMTKHPLTDKGIEKFMQDWDKTFSK, from the coding sequence TTGAAAATTTTCATTGACACAGCTAATGTAGAAGAAATTAAGAAAGCAAGTGAATTAGGTGTTGTAAAAGGTGTTACAACTAATCCGTCATTAATCGCTAAAGAGGGTAGAGATTTAAAAGAAGTTATTAATGAAATTTGTGAGATTGTAGATGGTCCAATTAGTTGTGAAGTATTGAGTTTAGATAGTGAGGGGATGGTTAAAGAAGGTAGAGAATTTGCCAAACTTCATAAAAATATTGTGATTAAAATACCTATGACAAAAGAAGGGTTAAAAGCAGTTAGTGTTTTATCTAAAGATAAGATTAAAACGAATGTTACTTTAATTTTTTCAGCTTCTCAAGCATTGCTTGCTAGTCTTGCTGGTGCTACTTATGTATCACCATTTATTGGACGATTAGATGATATTTCTATGGATGGATATCAATTAATTCATGATATCGTTACGATATTTGATATCCATAATATTGATACTGAAATTATTGCTGCAAGTATACGTCATACCATGCATGTTGTAGAAGCTGCGAAATTAGGTGCCCATATTGCAACTGTTCCATATAAAATTATTGAACAAATGACTAAACATCCTTTAACAGACAAAGGAATTGAAAAATTCATGCAAGACTGGGATAAGACTTTTTCAAAATAA
- a CDS encoding type II toxin-antitoxin system PemK/MazF family toxin yields MQDVKVGEIWTFLVPLTNDNTKYKARPVLIVSVNEDFVHYESINYVVISSTSVQEKFDVVIRDDIASKIGLQSKSIIKTTNIYTENKTSLGNKIGELPKNILKQFKKRYQCFQEYIFSNLK; encoded by the coding sequence ATGCAGGATGTTAAAGTTGGGGAAATATGGACCTTTTTAGTACCATTGACAAATGACAATACTAAATATAAAGCAAGACCTGTTTTAATTGTAAGTGTCAATGAAGATTTTGTTCATTATGAGAGTATTAATTATGTTGTTATTAGTTCAACTTCAGTTCAAGAAAAATTTGATGTAGTTATACGTGATGACATTGCTTCTAAAATTGGTTTGCAATCTAAGTCAATTATAAAAACTACGAATATCTATACTGAAAATAAAACATCTTTAGGAAATAAAATTGGAGAGTTACCTAAAAATATTTTAAAACAATTTAAGAAAAGATATCAATGTTTTCAAGAATATATTTTTAGTAATCTTAAGTAA